A genomic segment from Candidatus Brocadia sinica JPN1 encodes:
- a CDS encoding N-acyl-D-amino-acid deacylase family protein: MDFDLIIKNGTVIDGTGMAGQNLDIGIRQDTITLLDPYIPDNGCPTVYAKGMIVAPGFVDIHSHSDFLWLVRPESDSKILDGVTTEICGNCGLSAFPLRGKMLERRTQGLAKYGIVPAWQSAAEFYEVAEKGKSSINRAFLVGHGNIRACVIEYENRRPDPYELVYMKKDLEEAMQSGAFGMSSGLIYPPGCYATTGEITEMCRVIEKYGGFYTTHIRNEGDLLEDALTEAIEVSKRSGVRLQVSHLKTSGNRNWHKIEDIKTIIEHAIGEGIDVTCDRYPYIAAATDLDVVLPNWVYEGGAEKQIQRLKDANTRKHIAKEVSREYDDTFWNGLMISSVCYDKNKWMEGKTISEIAKDLNKPPLETIFDLLIDEDTRVDIFLFSMCEENLERILLWDFVFIGSDSSLRAREGILSEGKPHPRSYGTFSRVLGRFCREEKVLSVEKAIQKMTGLPAQKVGLARRGLIREGYFADITIFHPEKITDKSTFTEPHQYSEGIEYVIVNGKITVSNGRHNGTTNGRILRKI, from the coding sequence ATGGATTTTGATCTCATAATAAAAAATGGAACGGTAATCGATGGCACAGGTATGGCCGGGCAAAATCTGGATATTGGCATCAGGCAAGATACGATTACCCTTTTGGATCCGTATATTCCCGACAACGGGTGTCCTACCGTTTATGCAAAAGGGATGATTGTTGCCCCAGGATTTGTTGATATCCATTCCCACAGTGATTTTTTGTGGCTTGTTCGCCCGGAAAGTGACAGCAAAATACTCGATGGCGTAACTACGGAGATTTGCGGAAACTGTGGTCTGTCCGCCTTTCCATTGCGCGGGAAGATGTTGGAGAGACGAACCCAGGGGTTAGCAAAATATGGCATTGTTCCTGCCTGGCAATCGGCTGCAGAGTTTTACGAGGTAGCGGAAAAAGGTAAAAGTTCTATCAACAGGGCATTCCTTGTTGGCCATGGGAATATCAGGGCATGTGTCATTGAATATGAAAACAGAAGGCCTGATCCGTATGAATTAGTTTACATGAAGAAAGATCTGGAAGAAGCCATGCAGTCCGGGGCGTTTGGCATGTCCAGCGGCCTGATCTATCCGCCGGGATGTTATGCAACGACAGGGGAGATTACGGAAATGTGCAGGGTAATTGAGAAATATGGCGGCTTTTATACAACCCATATTCGGAATGAAGGTGATTTGCTTGAAGATGCCCTTACAGAGGCAATTGAAGTGTCAAAACGCTCGGGGGTCAGATTGCAGGTATCTCACCTTAAGACATCTGGAAACCGAAACTGGCATAAGATCGAAGACATAAAAACGATTATTGAGCATGCTATTGGCGAAGGGATTGATGTTACCTGCGATCGTTATCCCTATATTGCAGCTGCTACCGATCTGGACGTGGTCCTGCCAAATTGGGTCTATGAAGGTGGTGCCGAAAAACAAATCCAGCGATTAAAAGATGCAAATACCCGAAAGCACATTGCAAAGGAAGTATCCCGGGAGTACGATGATACTTTCTGGAATGGACTCATGATTTCATCTGTCTGCTATGATAAAAATAAGTGGATGGAAGGGAAAACAATCTCAGAGATTGCAAAGGATCTCAATAAGCCCCCTCTAGAAACTATTTTTGATTTGCTTATAGATGAAGATACCAGGGTAGATATTTTTTTGTTCAGTATGTGCGAAGAAAATCTGGAGAGGATACTGCTCTGGGATTTTGTATTTATTGGATCTGATAGTTCTCTGCGCGCCAGGGAAGGGATCCTGAGTGAAGGCAAACCTCATCCACGGAGCTATGGAACTTTTTCCCGTGTTTTGGGAAGATTTTGCCGGGAAGAGAAAGTCCTTTCCGTGGAAAAGGCTATCCAGAAGATGACGGGTCTGCCTGCACAAAAAGTCGGGTTGGCTAGAAGAGGTTTGATAAGAGAGGGATATTTTGCAGACATAACCATTTTTCATCCTGAAAAGATTACTGATAAAAGCACATTTACGGAGCCCCATCAATATTCGGAAGGGATAGAATACGTGATAGTAAATGGAAAGATTACCGTAAGTAATGGTAGGCACAATGGCACAACGAATGGACGTATATTGCGAAAAATATAG
- a CDS encoding CYTH domain-containing protein, which yields MDFHDNRFKTEIEAKFICPDGLGLDILLYVVKTLGFQYAKEKPCFQTDVYFDTPRYTLLNSDIGLRIRQRGEDYVGACKLSKNQQGAIFERKEHEWILSRDEIKLWSEEKKLTIPPSIIDALNLCGQTLRKVLVIKTLRYTATIHGNEGFKAELSLDEVTFRGHKGQKQYREIEAELVNGRFEQLKQVTDSLQNQLKLQPAVDSKYKTGLMLVGTQA from the coding sequence GTGGATTTCCACGATAACAGATTCAAGACGGAAATTGAGGCAAAGTTTATTTGTCCTGATGGACTTGGCTTGGATATCCTTCTGTATGTTGTAAAAACCCTTGGTTTCCAATACGCCAAAGAAAAACCGTGTTTTCAGACGGATGTCTACTTTGATACACCACGATATACACTCCTCAATTCCGATATTGGCCTGCGCATCCGTCAAAGGGGTGAAGACTATGTGGGAGCCTGCAAATTGTCTAAAAATCAGCAAGGCGCCATCTTCGAACGTAAGGAACATGAATGGATACTTTCTCGCGACGAAATAAAACTCTGGAGTGAAGAGAAAAAACTAACGATCCCACCATCAATCATCGATGCCCTGAACCTCTGTGGGCAAACATTAAGAAAGGTATTGGTAATAAAGACACTGCGTTATACCGCAACAATTCATGGTAACGAAGGATTTAAGGCAGAGTTGTCCCTCGATGAAGTAACATTTCGTGGACACAAGGGCCAAAAACAGTATCGGGAAATCGAAGCAGAACTAGTAAACGGGCGATTTGAACAGCTCAAACAAGTCACCGATAGCCTGCAAAATCAGTTAAAATTGCAACCCGCCGTCGACTCAAAATACAAAACAGGGCTGATGCTGGTTGGAACACAAGCCTGA
- the pssA gene encoding CDP-diacylglycerol--serine O-phosphatidyltransferase produces MEIKKMLPTMVTMGNIICGFVSVLCVSNQKFELAAWLIVVAMALDAFDGRLARMMKSTSKTGAQLDSMADLVTFGIAPAVLMIKTCDNFPVIFLWGIGLFFMMCAAFRLARFNVQKEDGVNIPKHFFTGLPTTLSGGTIAQLVILNHFVQTRFGPNVVAILLPIVTFVLGLFMVSKVPFFNITSKIGFRQGIWAMVLEFSAAILFFVITPELALSTVLSCYLIICAMYGVVKGKHLNKGYSTT; encoded by the coding sequence TTGGAAATAAAAAAAATGTTACCCACCATGGTAACTATGGGGAATATTATATGCGGTTTTGTTTCGGTACTATGTGTTTCAAATCAGAAGTTTGAACTTGCCGCATGGTTGATTGTGGTTGCCATGGCATTAGATGCCTTTGACGGAAGACTTGCCCGTATGATGAAGAGCACCAGCAAGACGGGAGCTCAGTTGGATTCCATGGCAGATTTGGTAACATTCGGCATTGCGCCAGCCGTTCTTATGATTAAGACGTGCGACAATTTCCCGGTTATCTTTTTGTGGGGCATTGGCTTGTTTTTTATGATGTGCGCCGCTTTCCGGTTGGCAAGATTTAACGTACAAAAGGAAGATGGTGTAAATATACCAAAACATTTTTTCACGGGATTACCCACCACGCTTTCGGGGGGGACGATTGCACAGCTCGTTATTCTTAATCATTTTGTGCAAACAAGATTTGGACCGAATGTAGTTGCTATACTTTTGCCCATTGTTACGTTTGTACTAGGCTTGTTTATGGTCAGCAAAGTTCCGTTTTTTAATATTACAAGCAAAATCGGTTTTCGGCAGGGTATTTGGGCCATGGTATTAGAATTTTCTGCGGCCATTTTATTCTTTGTAATTACCCCGGAATTGGCGCTATCAACGGTATTAAGCTGTTATCTGATCATATGTGCGATGTATGGAGTGGTAAAAGGCAAACATCTGAACAAGGGATACTCTACAACATAA
- a CDS encoding inositol monophosphatase family protein, which translates to MTTNPHDLNTYLEVAREAALHAGVILKEHFGKVCPSMIDEKAKNDYVTDVDKKSEEIIKGHIKSHFNNHGILAEESLEEKNTSAFLWIIDPLDGTLNYIHGLPNFAISIALEIEGNLAVGLIYDPLRENTYSAMKGHGSFKNNKRIQVSHSKTLNTSLIATGFPYRIKDIIDPYLKVFKDFFMCATGIRRGGSACLDLAYTAEDIFGGFFECALSPWDMAAGALLVEEAGGMVTDFKGNDQYLKTGNIIAGSKGVHHEMLEIIQKTFKK; encoded by the coding sequence ATGACAACAAATCCACATGATTTAAATACATATCTTGAAGTTGCAAGGGAGGCCGCCCTTCACGCCGGCGTTATTTTAAAAGAACATTTTGGGAAAGTGTGCCCCTCAATGATCGACGAAAAGGCCAAAAACGATTACGTCACTGATGTTGATAAAAAATCTGAGGAAATTATCAAAGGCCATATTAAATCTCATTTTAACAACCATGGCATCTTAGCAGAAGAATCTTTGGAAGAAAAAAATACTTCCGCCTTTTTATGGATTATCGATCCCCTGGACGGCACTTTAAATTATATCCACGGCCTGCCGAATTTTGCAATCTCAATTGCCTTAGAAATCGAGGGGAATCTGGCAGTTGGCCTCATCTACGATCCTCTCAGGGAAAACACTTATTCTGCAATGAAGGGACATGGATCTTTTAAAAATAACAAACGCATCCAGGTCTCCCACTCCAAAACACTGAACACCTCGTTGATTGCAACCGGTTTTCCTTATAGAATAAAAGACATTATTGACCCCTATCTTAAGGTATTTAAAGATTTTTTCATGTGTGCCACCGGTATCAGAAGGGGAGGTTCAGCCTGTCTCGACCTTGCGTATACGGCAGAGGATATTTTTGGAGGGTTTTTTGAATGTGCCCTGTCGCCATGGGACATGGCTGCAGGTGCACTTCTGGTAGAAGAGGCAGGTGGTATGGTCACAGATTTTAAAGGCAATGATCAATATCTAAAAACCGGTAACATCATTGCAGGTTCCAAAGGAGTTCATCATGAGATGCTGGAAATTATTCAAAAAACCTTTAAGAAGTGA